A region from the Candidatus Beckwithbacteria bacterium genome encodes:
- a CDS encoding glycosyltransferase has product MKLSVIICTSGRPKDLEGCLTSLKQQSFKDLETVIVRDSPLVKARDLGWRKAKGEVVAWIDDDVILAKDWARNLVKIFDNNKEVGGVSGPTIVPEDLLKNRLVFWWYGKKNWLVKLWVKLVLDNQPLAVGKITKIGWWSPGSNFKSCLRLKGLQEVDYLEACNMSLRRELVKEADGFDLDYQGTSEWCEVDLAMKIKKLGYRLVWSRQVRLEHQVSRSGAFIKRKNWGERIRNYLRFRQKWLH; this is encoded by the coding sequence ATGAAATTGTCAGTAATTATTTGCACCAGTGGCCGGCCGAAAGATTTGGAAGGGTGTTTAACCAGTTTAAAGCAGCAAAGTTTTAAGGATTTAGAAACAGTGATTGTGAGAGATTCGCCGTTGGTGAAAGCCAGAGACTTGGGTTGGCGGAAAGCTAAGGGTGAAGTGGTGGCTTGGATTGATGATGATGTAATTTTGGCTAAAGATTGGGCCAGAAATTTAGTTAAAATTTTTGATAACAATAAGGAAGTGGGTGGTGTCAGCGGTCCGACAATAGTTCCGGAAGATTTATTAAAAAACCGGTTGGTATTTTGGTGGTATGGTAAAAAAAATTGGCTGGTGAAGTTATGGGTGAAACTGGTTTTAGATAATCAACCGTTGGCAGTGGGTAAAATCACTAAAATTGGCTGGTGGTCGCCGGGATCAAATTTTAAGAGTTGTTTAAGACTAAAAGGTTTACAAGAAGTTGATTATTTAGAAGCTTGCAATATGAGTTTAAGGCGAGAGTTGGTGAAGGAGGCGGACGGATTTGATTTAGATTATCAGGGTACGAGCGAGTGGTGTGAAGTGGATTTGGCGATGAAGATAAAAAAATTGGGCTACCGATTAGTGTGGAGCAGGCAGGTGAGGTTAGAGCATCAGGTATCCAGAAGCGGAGCGTTTATTAAGCGGAAAAATTGGGGAGAGAGAATCAGAAATTACTTAAGATTCAGGCAAAAATGGTTACACTAA
- a CDS encoding glycosyltransferase family 2 protein — translation MIKVSIIIANNLANWSFPKQGLGPGLELIVVNNGIIGPGNPSKARNDGASQAKGKYLVFLDNDTQVKKGWLDQVVKFMDKQPKVGAGQLKLLRMGSNKFDSAGDLLTNNGFLVERAREAEDRGQFDKADKIFSGKGAAMIVRKNVFAKIGGFDETYVYYWEEPDLCWRIWQSGYEVRFLWMGQVYHSYGTKAKPIPKVPAAGQVYLACRNQLMTIIKNAFGWRRWRMLFWVSLSWLGLEIMFVIKGKWRQAWAIERAWFWLLWHWPKQQLKGNDQWLEQVTIKRDWEWYIGKGLAFISGRGF, via the coding sequence ATGATTAAAGTTTCGATTATTATTGCTAACAACTTGGCTAATTGGTCGTTTCCAAAGCAGGGGCTTGGACCGGGATTGGAATTAATCGTGGTGAATAACGGGATTATTGGGCCGGGTAATCCCTCTAAGGCACGCAATGATGGCGCCAGCCAAGCTAAAGGGAAGTATTTGGTTTTTTTGGATAATGATACCCAGGTAAAAAAAGGCTGGTTGGATCAAGTCGTTAAGTTTATGGATAAACAACCGAAAGTCGGCGCCGGACAACTGAAATTATTAAGAATGGGAAGCAATAAATTTGACAGCGCCGGCGATTTATTAACCAATAACGGCTTTTTGGTAGAGCGGGCCAGGGAGGCAGAGGATCGGGGACAATTTGACAAAGCTGATAAGATTTTTTCCGGCAAAGGAGCGGCAATGATTGTCAGAAAAAATGTTTTTGCCAAAATCGGTGGCTTTGACGAGACTTATGTTTATTACTGGGAAGAACCGGATTTGTGCTGGCGGATATGGCAATCCGGGTACGAGGTGCGGTTTTTGTGGATGGGTCAGGTTTATCATAGCTACGGCACCAAAGCCAAGCCGATTCCCAAGGTTCCGGCAGCCGGACAGGTTTACTTGGCCTGCCGGAATCAGCTAATGACGATTATAAAAAATGCTTTTGGCTGGCGGCGCTGGCGGATGTTGTTTTGGGTTAGTTTAAGTTGGCTGGGCCTGGAAATAATGTTTGTAATTAAGGGTAAATGGCGGCAGGCTTGGGCGATTGAGCGAGCGTGGTTTTGGTTACTGTGGCATTGGCCAAAGCAGCAACTAAAAGGTAATGATCAATGGCTGGAGCAGGTGACGATTAAACGAGATTGGGAATGGTATATTGGCAAAGGCTTAGCTTTTATTTCCGGGAGGGGATTTTAA
- a CDS encoding class I SAM-dependent methyltransferase — MNFDQATNLWRGVEVALLKQNWGKYFKGKILDLGCGEGEIARQVFGRKIEWGLDNDLVMVRKAKQSGMYNQVLLGDARKIALASGRADLVFSNSVIEHIQNLDKVLPEINRVLRQGGLLVATMPSDCLGEYLGRGEWYARWFNRKYQHYNLLSKEKWIEMLKIIRFKLIDGYYYLDKQTIHQWHKLLWGNKLGIKLKVKPVKPERLKIGAGIAILAQKI; from the coding sequence ATGAACTTTGATCAGGCGACTAATTTATGGCGGGGGGTAGAAGTGGCGTTGTTAAAGCAAAATTGGGGAAAATATTTTAAAGGTAAGATTTTGGATTTAGGCTGCGGTGAGGGGGAGATTGCCAGGCAAGTATTTGGTAGAAAAATTGAGTGGGGGTTGGACAATGATTTAGTGATGGTGAGAAAAGCGAAACAATCAGGAATGTATAACCAAGTATTGTTGGGGGATGCGAGGAAAATAGCCTTAGCTAGCGGCAGAGCGGATTTAGTTTTTAGCAATAGCGTGATTGAGCATATTCAGAATTTAGACAAAGTTTTACCGGAAATTAACCGGGTTTTAAGACAGGGCGGGCTATTAGTGGCGACGATGCCCAGCGATTGTCTGGGAGAATATTTAGGGCGGGGAGAGTGGTATGCTCGCTGGTTTAACCGAAAATATCAGCACTATAATTTATTGAGTAAAGAAAAATGGATAGAAATGTTAAAAATAATAAGATTTAAGTTAATCGACGGCTATTATTATTTAGATAAACAGACAATTCACCAATGGCATAAGTTATTATGGGGGAATAAATTAGGGATAAAATTAAAAGTCAAACCAGTCAAACCAGAAAGGTTAAAAATTGGGGCTGGGATAGCGATTTTAGCGCAAAAGATATGA
- a CDS encoding glycosyltransferase family 2 protein: MKISVIVVNFNGKNYIADCLDSVLKTDFNDFEIVVVENGSNDGSWQLLNKKYKKIRLVKLIKSSENLFFTGGGNLGAKKAKGEWLVFLNADTVADKNWLKEMVKLVKHKRLIQPKIKIYQTNKIDCVWGDYLWPGWGRAHGRGETDKGQYEVNRQADYANGTCLMIEKKFFLELGGFDENFKFFYEDVDLNLRARKQGGQAWYGAKAMIWHKGSLSFKQNVASETVQYYYHRNRKLTVMKNFKGIDRRIRLAVLGLV; encoded by the coding sequence ATGAAAATATCGGTGATTGTTGTTAATTTCAACGGTAAAAATTATATTGCCGACTGTCTTGATTCAGTTTTAAAAACGGATTTTAATGATTTCGAAATTGTGGTGGTGGAAAATGGGTCCAATGACGGCAGTTGGCAGTTACTTAACAAAAAATATAAAAAAATACGGTTGGTGAAGTTAATAAAATCTTCAGAAAATTTATTTTTTACCGGCGGCGGTAATTTAGGGGCAAAAAAAGCTAAGGGTGAATGGCTGGTATTTTTAAATGCTGATACAGTGGCAGATAAAAACTGGTTAAAAGAAATGGTTAAGCTGGTCAAACACAAACGACTCATTCAGCCAAAGATTAAGATTTATCAGACTAATAAGATTGATTGTGTTTGGGGAGATTATCTTTGGCCGGGTTGGGGCAGGGCGCATGGCCGGGGGGAGACAGATAAAGGACAGTATGAAGTAAATCGCCAAGCAGATTATGCTAATGGTACTTGTTTAATGATAGAGAAAAAGTTTTTCTTGGAGTTAGGCGGGTTTGATGAGAATTTCAAGTTTTTTTACGAAGATGTGGATTTGAATTTACGGGCCAGAAAACAAGGCGGCCAGGCTTGGTATGGCGCTAAAGCAATGATTTGGCACAAAGGCTCCTTGTCATTTAAGCAGAATGTGGCGTCAGAGACGGTGCAATATTATTACCACAGGAACAGAAAGTTAACGGTGATGAAAAACTTTAAGGGAATTGACAGGCGGATAAGATTAGCGGTTTTAGGATTAGTATAA
- a CDS encoding glycosyltransferase family 4 protein — protein sequence MKKIAFITPFYLPVKLSGSGRLVQGIAEGLVEKGFDCKVITADGWTTRSWYLPFGQRLQEKQDEFKGVKVERLKCGWWLSLASLITQFKFQACGPNLLGLADVFKKEKFDIVWVVPFPAYLNWLVVKAIDQLKFKPRLVVTPCFHEALREYYHPALRQVLQRADMVQALTGAEKELLVKQFGLPESKIKTEPGFLADITVRKKEWQQLAVEFKAKHDLTGKKTVLFIGSKIEEKGLAVLAQAVGQLWQEDDSYRLVTVGSKTAFWQRYKKKHQWKFLVDLDDVSEQEKEAILSAADVFCLPSRVESFGLVYLEAWLKKKPVIGADIGPVRELIKGAKGGRLVKFGRVRELAAEIDRLVKDRNLAGRLGENGYKALKIRYSKKIVLSQLEKIL from the coding sequence ATGAAAAAGATAGCTTTTATTACCCCTTTTTATTTACCGGTTAAATTGTCTGGTTCGGGAAGATTGGTTCAAGGGATAGCGGAGGGATTAGTGGAAAAAGGGTTTGACTGCAAAGTGATTACGGCTGATGGCTGGACGACGAGATCTTGGTATTTGCCTTTTGGACAGCGACTGCAGGAAAAACAGGATGAGTTTAAAGGAGTTAAGGTAGAGCGCTTAAAGTGTGGCTGGTGGCTGTCTTTAGCGAGCTTGATAACTCAGTTTAAGTTCCAAGCCTGCGGGCCGAATTTATTGGGGTTAGCTGATGTTTTTAAAAAAGAAAAGTTTGATATCGTCTGGGTGGTCCCTTTTCCGGCTTATTTGAACTGGCTGGTGGTGAAGGCGATTGATCAGCTTAAATTTAAGCCGCGTTTGGTAGTTACTCCCTGTTTTCATGAAGCATTGAGAGAGTATTATCATCCAGCCTTGAGGCAAGTTTTACAGCGGGCGGATATGGTGCAGGCCTTGACCGGGGCGGAGAAAGAGCTTTTGGTGAAACAGTTTGGATTGCCGGAGAGCAAGATAAAAACGGAACCCGGATTTTTAGCGGATATCACAGTCAGGAAAAAGGAGTGGCAACAGTTGGCGGTTGAGTTTAAAGCCAAACATGATTTAACGGGGAAAAAAACAGTGCTGTTTATCGGCAGTAAGATTGAGGAGAAAGGATTAGCTGTTTTAGCTCAGGCAGTAGGACAGTTATGGCAGGAAGATGATAGTTATAGATTGGTGACTGTGGGAAGTAAGACGGCTTTTTGGCAGCGGTATAAGAAAAAACACCAGTGGAAATTTTTGGTAGACTTGGATGATGTCAGTGAGCAGGAGAAAGAAGCAATTTTGTCGGCGGCGGATGTTTTTTGTTTGCCGTCACGGGTGGAGTCGTTTGGATTGGTATACTTGGAAGCCTGGCTTAAGAAAAAGCCAGTAATCGGGGCCGACATTGGCCCGGTCAGGGAGTTGATCAAGGGGGCTAAAGGCGGCAGATTGGTTAAATTCGGAAGAGTGCGTGAGCTGGCAGCGGAGATTGACCGATTGGTAAAAGATAGAAATTTAGCCGGAAGATTAGGGGAGAATGGTTATAAAGCTTTAAAAATAAGGTATAGTAAAAAAATAGTTTTATCTCAGCTGGAAAAGATTTTATGA
- a CDS encoding flippase, with translation MKIKLWLFNNLTTKQTVVKNTFWLMLAEVVSKAPVFFLNIWIIRYLGAEDYGRLSFVFAFGSLLVIFTDLGLSTLTIREVAKNKSLARKYIDNLIVIKLILSLAVLGLVFLSVKFLGKFSELITLVFWVTIFVTITSLTTFFQAIFQAFEKMEFLVVSKIVYSLSLVLIVFYVVQQQLGIEGLTKGYVVAAVIALLATMILTKKKLVEFWPGTDLTFFQKSLREAWPFALIILLGSIYMQMNTIQLKLLAGDIEVGLYNIAFQLIFVMTVLGGVFFSALFPSLAKEYGKSKIGFYKLIDFFTKWVISGVLIFCLILFLISGKLFVLLYGPDYVRSISMFRLLLIAFFILFINTTYSEALKTMNLQKDYLKALFWGSLLNFLLNFVLIAWWGGVGASLTAILSSSLITILIITKFRKLKQRDLAK, from the coding sequence ATGAAGATTAAGCTTTGGTTATTTAATAATCTGACGACGAAGCAGACTGTGGTTAAAAATACGTTTTGGCTGATGTTAGCCGAAGTTGTTTCTAAAGCTCCAGTATTTTTTTTAAATATTTGGATAATTAGATATTTGGGGGCGGAGGATTATGGAAGACTTAGTTTTGTTTTTGCTTTTGGTTCTTTATTGGTAATTTTCACTGATTTGGGCTTGTCAACCTTAACGATCAGAGAGGTGGCGAAGAATAAAAGCTTAGCGAGAAAATATATCGATAATTTAATAGTCATTAAGTTAATTTTGAGCTTGGCTGTGTTAGGTTTGGTTTTCTTGTCAGTTAAGTTTTTAGGTAAATTTTCAGAGTTGATAACTTTAGTTTTTTGGGTGACGATTTTTGTGACGATTACGTCTTTGACAACCTTTTTTCAAGCAATTTTTCAAGCTTTTGAAAAAATGGAATTTTTGGTTGTTTCTAAGATTGTTTATTCGCTTAGTCTGGTTTTAATTGTTTTTTACGTAGTTCAGCAGCAGTTGGGGATAGAGGGATTAACTAAAGGTTATGTTGTTGCCGCAGTTATTGCTCTTTTGGCGACGATGATTTTAACTAAAAAAAAGTTGGTTGAATTTTGGCCGGGGACAGATTTAACTTTTTTTCAAAAAAGTTTAAGGGAGGCATGGCCGTTTGCTCTTATCATTTTATTGGGTTCGATATATATGCAGATGAATACGATTCAATTAAAACTGCTTGCCGGAGATATTGAAGTTGGTTTGTATAATATCGCTTTTCAGTTAATTTTTGTGATGACTGTTTTGGGTGGCGTTTTTTTCAGCGCCTTATTTCCATCCTTAGCTAAAGAGTATGGAAAGTCAAAGATAGGTTTTTATAAATTGATTGATTTTTTTACCAAGTGGGTAATTTCGGGCGTATTAATATTTTGTTTGATCTTGTTTTTGATCAGCGGGAAGCTGTTTGTTTTATTGTATGGCCCGGATTATGTGAGAAGCATTAGCATGTTTCGTTTGTTATTAATTGCGTTTTTTATTTTATTTATTAACACGACTTATTCAGAAGCCTTAAAAACCATGAATTTACAGAAAGATTATTTGAAGGCCCTTTTTTGGGGATCTTTGTTAAATTTTTTACTTAATTTTGTTCTGATAGCTTGGTGGGGAGGAGTAGGGGCTTCATTAACAGCGATTTTATCATCTTCACTAATTACTATTTTGATAATAACGAAGTTTAGAAAGTTAAAACAAAGAGATTTGGCAAAATGA
- a CDS encoding radical SAM protein: MKIKLLFINAIDTSRSIQTLLPPLGLGYLASSLRENFREDKWQFKIINQDIREEIEKFNPDIVAISSVSQNYQRAVEYAKIAKEYHLPVIIGGIHITVMPSTLTKEMDVAVIGEGEETIVELFKLYKQKRKFIKKDLKKIKGLAFKERNRLVLTPRRELIEPLNKVPLPARDLITIGNPTYMFTSRGCPYRCTFCASSRFWGRVRFFSAEYMVKEIKYLVENYGINRIDFWDDLFIAHRRRLNDLLLLLKKEKLLGKVSFGCMVRSNLVDEGLAKVLKKLNFTRTSMGLESASPRILEYLKGETINVKNHVNAIRILKKYGIEPSASFIIGSPTETRADILQTLKFIKKSRLRGFDIYVLAPLPGTPVWEYAKSKGLVGEKMDWSRLDVDFYQNHDRTVILSEKLSRDELYKLFLKFKLEQKRRLAMYFIKNPLKIPKYLIGVMERLMSN; the protein is encoded by the coding sequence ATGAAAATAAAGCTTTTATTCATAAACGCCATTGATACCAGTAGGTCAATCCAAACCTTGCTGCCGCCATTGGGACTGGGCTATCTGGCGAGCTCGTTGAGAGAGAATTTCCGTGAAGACAAGTGGCAATTTAAGATTATTAATCAGGATATTAGAGAAGAGATAGAAAAATTTAATCCTGATATCGTGGCGATTTCTTCAGTATCGCAAAATTACCAGAGGGCGGTAGAGTATGCAAAAATTGCTAAAGAATATCACCTGCCGGTTATCATCGGAGGGATCCATATTACAGTGATGCCTTCAACTTTAACTAAGGAGATGGATGTGGCGGTAATCGGGGAAGGGGAAGAAACGATTGTGGAGCTTTTTAAGCTTTATAAACAAAAAAGGAAATTTATTAAAAAAGATTTAAAAAAGATTAAAGGGCTTGCTTTTAAAGAAAGGAATCGGTTGGTGCTAACGCCAAGAAGGGAATTAATAGAACCTTTGAATAAGGTCCCTTTGCCGGCGAGAGATTTGATAACGATTGGTAATCCTACTTATATGTTTACTTCCAGAGGGTGTCCTTACAGGTGTACTTTTTGCGCTTCGTCCCGTTTTTGGGGCCGGGTGAGATTTTTTTCGGCAGAATATATGGTTAAGGAGATAAAGTATCTAGTTGAAAATTATGGGATAAACCGAATTGATTTTTGGGATGATCTATTTATTGCCCACAGGCGAAGATTAAATGATTTACTACTACTGCTTAAAAAAGAGAAGCTGTTGGGTAAAGTGAGTTTTGGCTGTATGGTGAGATCTAATTTAGTGGATGAGGGGTTAGCGAAGGTGTTAAAAAAACTGAATTTCACCAGGACATCCATGGGTTTGGAATCAGCTTCTCCCAGGATTCTTGAGTACTTGAAAGGTGAAACGATTAATGTGAAGAACCATGTTAATGCAATCAGAATTTTAAAAAAGTATGGCATCGAACCAAGCGCCTCTTTTATAATTGGTTCGCCAACAGAAACCCGGGCGGATATTTTACAAACATTAAAATTTATCAAGAAAAGTCGATTGCGCGGGTTTGATATTTATGTTTTAGCGCCTTTGCCCGGAACGCCGGTTTGGGAATACGCGAAGAGCAAAGGTTTGGTGGGCGAAAAAATGGATTGGAGCAGGCTGGATGTGGACTTTTATCAGAATCATGACCGGACCGTAATTTTGTCGGAAAAGTTAAGCAGAGATGAGTTATATAAATTGTTTTTGAAGTTTAAGCTGGAGCAAAAAAGACGGTTGGCAATGTATTTTATTAAAAATCCTTTAAAGATTCCTAAATATTTAATAGGAGTAATGGAAAGATTAATGTCTAATTAA
- a CDS encoding radical SAM protein — MKKRNVVLIALYDLNSFPVCTLHASLKEAGFSVNSIFFKQLNPNNTMDSPTTNEVKALIKLIKDLEPLFVGISVRSTLFKLASKITEEIKKEVDTLVIWGGVHPIIRPIQSIQFTDIVCIGEGEKAVVELATKLSSGEKIDNIRNLWIKKNDKIIKNDLRSLIQNLDLLPFPDFSNKNKFLVENGNVLNLPDSEKKTSYWLMTSRGCPFNCAYCSNNILRMTYKGKGKYVRRRSVEDVIKELVYAKRKYKNVSYIAFEDDVFTFDINWIRKFCCQYKKTVNLPFFCYCHPKITSEEMIRLLKDAGAKDMTMGIQTGSEKIRHKYFKRYDTNEDIIRVGQILRKYKINCAYDVIMDNPLETSKDKRETFNLLLKLPKPFELHTHTLTHFPETELTNLLLEKKMISENEVEDQKQESYKRWTPTLDLRRDNDDLFWDNLYYLAKQKYVSREFVIWLSHNSLIKKHSKRLTLLLRLMSANIYTIRRGSKIDTARWYIISSLLKIPKYLFQRLQAKIPSRTPRV, encoded by the coding sequence ATGAAAAAAAGGAATGTAGTATTAATAGCTCTTTATGACCTGAACTCGTTTCCAGTGTGCACCTTACATGCTTCTCTAAAAGAAGCGGGTTTTAGCGTTAATTCGATTTTCTTTAAACAACTAAATCCAAATAACACGATGGATTCTCCAACAACTAATGAAGTTAAAGCTCTTATTAAACTAATTAAAGACCTGGAGCCACTTTTTGTAGGCATTAGTGTTCGGTCCACCCTTTTTAAATTGGCTTCCAAAATAACTGAAGAAATAAAAAAGGAGGTTGATACTTTAGTGATATGGGGTGGAGTTCACCCTATAATTAGACCAATTCAAAGCATACAATTTACAGATATTGTTTGTATTGGTGAAGGTGAAAAGGCAGTCGTGGAATTGGCAACAAAATTATCAAGCGGAGAAAAAATAGATAACATCCGAAATTTATGGATTAAAAAGAATGATAAAATTATTAAAAATGATTTGCGTTCTTTGATTCAAAATCTTGACTTGTTGCCCTTTCCTGACTTTTCAAATAAAAATAAGTTCTTGGTGGAAAACGGTAATGTACTTAATTTGCCAGACTCAGAGAAAAAAACATCATACTGGCTCATGACGTCAAGGGGTTGTCCATTTAATTGTGCTTACTGCAGTAATAACATCTTGAGAATGACATATAAGGGCAAAGGAAAATATGTAAGGCGTAGGAGTGTTGAAGATGTTATTAAGGAGTTAGTTTATGCAAAAAGAAAATACAAGAATGTAAGCTACATAGCTTTTGAAGATGATGTATTTACATTTGACATCAATTGGATAAGAAAATTTTGTTGCCAATATAAAAAAACGGTTAACCTACCGTTTTTCTGCTATTGCCATCCAAAAATTACCAGTGAAGAAATGATACGACTTTTGAAAGATGCGGGAGCCAAGGATATGACAATGGGAATACAAACAGGTTCGGAGAAAATCAGACATAAATATTTCAAAAGATACGACACTAATGAAGACATCATAAGGGTGGGACAAATATTGCGAAAATATAAAATCAATTGCGCTTATGATGTGATAATGGATAATCCTTTGGAAACAAGCAAAGACAAGAGGGAGACATTTAATCTTTTATTGAAATTGCCAAAGCCTTTTGAGTTGCACACACATACGCTGACACATTTTCCAGAGACAGAACTCACAAATCTTCTTTTAGAGAAGAAAATGATTTCAGAAAACGAAGTTGAAGATCAAAAACAAGAATCGTATAAGAGATGGACGCCGACTTTAGATTTGAGAAGAGATAATGATGACCTATTTTGGGACAACTTATACTATTTGGCTAAACAGAAATATGTGTCTCGAGAATTTGTTATTTGGCTAAGCCATAACAGTTTAATAAAAAAGCATTCTAAACGATTAACTTTGTTGTTAAGATTGATGAGCGCCAATATTTATACTATTAGACGCGGTTCAAAAATAGATACGGCAAGATGGTACATCATCTCTAGTTTGCTAAAGATTCCTAAATATTTGTTTCAGCGCTTGCAAGCAAAGATTCCCTCAAGAACTCCGCGGGTGTAG